One region of Pseudomonas alvandae genomic DNA includes:
- the rpmE gene encoding 50S ribosomal protein L31, translated as MKTDIHPDYPVVAVTCSCGNKFETRSTYGKALAIDVCNECHPFYTGKQKTLDTGGRVQKFADRFGAFGAKKA; from the coding sequence ATGAAAACCGATATCCATCCAGACTATCCAGTTGTGGCCGTAACCTGCAGCTGCGGCAACAAGTTCGAAACCCGTTCGACCTACGGCAAAGCCCTGGCGATCGACGTTTGCAACGAATGCCACCCGTTCTACACCGGTAAGCAAAAGACTCTGGATACCGGCGGCCGCGTTCAGAAGTTCGCCGATCGTTTCGGTGCTTTCGGCGCGAAGAAAGCCTAA
- a CDS encoding thermonuclease family protein, translating to MKKASLVGAFFVPAIWFCGAQASCPLPGKLPEVVVQRVVDGDTLYLQDGRRIRMIGLNSPELGKRGRADEPFAVAAHQRLEALVAASAGRVKVSPGEDDQDNYGRTLAHVYDRQGRNLEEQLIAEGLGFLVAVAPNVDLVQCQQAAERQARQAGLGIWKKSPVTRAEQIDAAGFALVRGRVDSVQRNRGGIWMEMQGAVVLHIAPDLQRNFDASMLKRLEGRTIEARGWVVDRSRRGAPKPGQARWMLPVTDPAMLQALP from the coding sequence ATGAAGAAGGCGTCCCTAGTGGGCGCCTTTTTTGTGCCTGCGATTTGGTTCTGTGGTGCCCAGGCGTCCTGCCCCCTACCGGGCAAGCTGCCTGAAGTGGTGGTGCAGCGGGTGGTGGATGGCGACACGTTGTATCTCCAGGACGGCCGTCGTATCCGCATGATCGGTCTCAACAGCCCGGAGCTGGGCAAGCGCGGGCGTGCTGACGAACCGTTCGCCGTGGCGGCGCACCAGCGACTCGAGGCGCTGGTGGCTGCCAGTGCCGGCCGGGTCAAGGTATCGCCCGGTGAAGATGATCAGGACAACTACGGACGCACGCTCGCCCACGTCTATGACCGTCAGGGCCGCAACCTGGAAGAACAACTGATTGCCGAGGGGCTGGGCTTCCTGGTGGCAGTCGCGCCCAATGTCGATCTGGTCCAGTGCCAACAGGCGGCGGAACGCCAGGCGCGACAGGCCGGGCTCGGTATATGGAAAAAGTCTCCCGTCACGCGAGCGGAGCAAATCGACGCGGCCGGCTTTGCATTGGTCCGCGGTCGTGTAGACAGCGTGCAGCGCAATCGCGGCGGCATCTGGATGGAAATGCAGGGGGCGGTTGTCTTGCACATCGCCCCCGATTTGCAGCGTAACTTTGACGCTTCGATGCTCAAGCGCCTGGAAGGCCGGACAATCGAGGCGCGCGGTTGGGTCGTCGATCGCTCCCGGCGTGGGGCGCCAAAGCCCGGGCAGGCGCGATGGATGCTGCCGGTGACCGATCCGGCGATGTTGCAGGCGCTCCCCTGA
- a CDS encoding malic enzyme-like NAD(P)-binding protein codes for MSDLKTAALEYHANPRPGKLSVELTKATATARDLSLAYSPGVAEPVREIARDPELAYKYTGKGNLVAVISDGTAILGLGNLGPLASKPVMEGKGVLFKRFAGIDVFDIEVDSESPQAFIDTVKRISITFGGINLEDIKAPECFEIERALIEQCDIPVFHDDQHGTAIVTAAGMINALEIAGKTLPEAKIVCLGAGAAAISCMKLLVSMGAKIENIFMVDRTGVIHSGRDDLNQYKAVFAHATDKRSLADALDGADVFVGLSGPNLLSAENLLRMAPNPIVFACSNPDPEISPELAHATRNDVIMATGRSDYPNQVNNVLGFPFIFRGALDVRAKRINEEMKVAAANALRELAKLPVPQEVCDAYGGIKLEFGREYIIPKPMDARLITLISDAVAKAAIETGVATLPYPKNYPLKSVDDVFNG; via the coding sequence ATGTCTGATCTGAAAACTGCCGCTCTCGAATATCACGCTAATCCTCGTCCGGGTAAGCTGAGTGTCGAGCTCACCAAGGCCACCGCTACTGCCCGCGATCTGTCGCTGGCCTACAGCCCCGGCGTAGCCGAACCAGTCCGCGAAATTGCTCGCGACCCTGAACTGGCCTACAAGTACACCGGCAAGGGCAACCTGGTTGCAGTCATTTCCGATGGCACCGCGATTCTCGGCCTGGGTAACCTCGGCCCACTGGCTTCCAAGCCGGTCATGGAAGGCAAGGGTGTTCTGTTCAAGCGTTTCGCCGGCATCGACGTGTTCGACATCGAAGTCGACTCCGAAAGCCCACAAGCCTTCATCGACACCGTCAAGCGCATCTCCATCACCTTCGGCGGCATCAACCTGGAAGACATCAAGGCACCTGAGTGCTTCGAGATCGAGCGCGCCCTGATCGAACAGTGCGACATCCCGGTTTTCCACGATGACCAGCACGGTACCGCGATCGTAACCGCGGCCGGCATGATCAACGCCCTGGAAATCGCTGGCAAAACCCTGCCGGAAGCCAAGATCGTCTGCCTGGGCGCCGGCGCTGCGGCCATCTCCTGCATGAAGTTGCTGGTGAGCATGGGCGCCAAGATCGAAAACATCTTCATGGTTGACCGTACCGGCGTGATCCACTCCGGCCGTGACGACCTGAACCAGTACAAGGCCGTGTTCGCCCACGCGACCGACAAGCGCTCCCTGGCGGACGCGCTGGACGGCGCCGACGTGTTCGTTGGCCTGTCGGGCCCGAACCTGCTGAGCGCGGAAAACCTGCTGCGCATGGCGCCGAACCCGATCGTGTTCGCCTGCTCGAACCCTGATCCGGAAATCTCCCCGGAGCTGGCTCACGCTACCCGCAACGACGTGATCATGGCCACCGGCCGTTCGGACTACCCGAACCAGGTCAACAACGTACTGGGCTTCCCGTTCATCTTCCGTGGTGCCCTGGACGTTCGCGCCAAGCGCATCAACGAAGAAATGAAAGTCGCTGCCGCCAACGCCCTGCGTGAACTGGCCAAGCTGCCGGTACCGCAGGAAGTGTGCGACGCCTACGGCGGCATCAAGTTGGAATTCGGTCGTGAGTACATCATCCCGAAACCAATGGACGCCCGCCTGATCACCCTGATCTCCGACGCCGTGGCCAAGGCCGCCATCGAGACGGGTGTTGCAACCCTGCCGTACCCGAAGAACTACCCGCTCAAGAGCGTGGATGACGTGTTCAACGGCTAA
- a CDS encoding penicillin-binding protein 1A translates to MRLLKFFGWSIVAVFCGLLLGLSGAFLYLSPGLPSVEALRSIQLQIPLRVYSSDNKLIAEFGEMRRTPIRFADIPPNFINALLSAEDDNFANHYGVDPGSLMRAASQLVKSGHIQSGGSTITMQVAKNFFLTSERSFSRKTTEILLALQIERQLTKDEILELYVNKIYLGNRAYGIEAAAQVYYGKSIRDVSLAQMAMIAGLPKAPSRFNPLANPARSKERRDWILGRMYKLGKISEADYTAAINEPLNASYHVPTPEVNAPYIAEMARAEMVGRYGSDAYTEGFRVTTTVPSNLQEMANTALHEGLMTYDQRHGYRGPESRLPGKTKEAWALELTKQRTISSLEPAIVTQVEKDGIKVLTRNGESEEHVAWDTMKWARPFLNTNSMGANPRQPSDVAQVGDLIRVQRQPDNSLKFSQIPAAQGALVSLDPQDGAIRSLVGGFAFEQSNYNRALQAKRQPGSSFKPFVYSAALDNGYTAASLVNDAPIVFVDEYLDKVWRPKNDTNTFLGPIRLREALYKSRNLVSIRLLQALGVDRTIDYISKFGFNKQDLPRNLSLALGTATLTPMEIATGWSTFANGGYKITPYIIDKIESRNGETLFVANPPRVPTGEQASDGVAAPATETFTVNATPGEATTAPGLPQAPAVAERIVDGRTTYILNSMLQDVIKLGTGRRALALGRTDLAGKTGTTNESKDAWFSGYNADYVTTVWTGFDQPESLGRREFGGTVALPIWMSYMGAALKDKPPHTQPEPEGILSLRVDPVSGRAATPGTPGAYFELFKSEDTPPSVNELGNGVAPGSPLPADEAAPIDLF, encoded by the coding sequence ATTCGTCTGCTGAAATTTTTCGGATGGTCCATCGTCGCCGTTTTCTGCGGACTGCTCCTGGGTCTGAGCGGTGCGTTTCTTTACCTTAGTCCGGGATTGCCGTCCGTGGAGGCGCTGAGAAGTATTCAGTTGCAGATTCCTTTGCGGGTGTACAGCAGCGACAACAAGTTGATCGCCGAATTTGGCGAAATGCGCCGCACACCGATCCGGTTCGCCGACATTCCGCCCAATTTCATCAATGCGTTACTAAGTGCTGAAGACGACAATTTCGCCAACCACTATGGCGTCGATCCGGGCAGCCTGATGCGCGCCGCCAGCCAGTTGGTCAAGAGTGGCCACATCCAGTCCGGCGGCAGCACCATCACCATGCAGGTCGCCAAGAATTTCTTCCTGACCAGCGAACGCAGCTTTTCGCGCAAGACCACCGAGATTCTCCTGGCCCTGCAGATCGAGCGGCAGTTGACCAAGGACGAGATCCTCGAGCTGTACGTGAACAAGATCTACCTGGGCAACCGCGCCTATGGCATCGAGGCCGCAGCGCAGGTGTATTACGGCAAGTCGATCCGCGACGTGAGCCTGGCGCAGATGGCAATGATCGCCGGCCTGCCCAAGGCACCGTCGCGCTTCAATCCGCTGGCCAACCCGGCGCGCAGCAAGGAACGTCGCGACTGGATCCTGGGGCGCATGTACAAGCTCGGCAAGATCAGCGAAGCCGACTACACCGCCGCGATCAACGAGCCTTTGAACGCCAGCTATCACGTACCGACGCCGGAAGTGAACGCCCCCTACATCGCCGAGATGGCCCGGGCCGAAATGGTCGGGCGCTATGGCAGCGACGCCTATACCGAAGGTTTCCGCGTCACCACCACGGTGCCGAGCAACTTGCAGGAAATGGCCAATACCGCCCTGCATGAAGGCCTGATGACGTACGACCAGCGCCACGGCTACCGTGGCCCCGAGTCGCGCCTGCCAGGCAAGACCAAGGAGGCCTGGGCCCTGGAGCTGACCAAGCAGCGCACCATCAGCAGCCTGGAACCGGCAATCGTCACCCAGGTGGAAAAGGACGGCATCAAGGTACTGACGCGCAATGGCGAGTCGGAAGAGCACGTGGCCTGGGACACCATGAAATGGGCCCGTCCGTTCCTCAACACCAACAGCATGGGCGCCAATCCTCGCCAGCCTTCGGATGTGGCGCAGGTCGGCGACTTGATCCGGGTACAGCGCCAGCCGGACAACTCGCTCAAGTTCAGCCAGATCCCGGCCGCCCAGGGCGCGCTGGTGTCCCTCGACCCTCAGGACGGCGCGATCCGCTCACTGGTAGGCGGCTTCGCTTTCGAGCAGAGTAATTACAACCGCGCCTTGCAGGCCAAGCGCCAGCCGGGCTCGAGCTTCAAGCCGTTCGTCTACAGTGCTGCGCTGGATAACGGCTACACCGCCGCCAGCCTGGTCAACGATGCGCCGATCGTGTTTGTCGACGAATACCTGGACAAGGTCTGGCGGCCGAAAAACGACACCAATACCTTCCTCGGCCCGATTCGCCTGCGCGAGGCGCTGTACAAGTCCCGCAATCTGGTGTCGATCCGCCTGTTGCAGGCCCTGGGCGTGGATCGCACCATCGACTACATCAGCAAGTTCGGCTTCAACAAGCAGGACCTGCCGCGCAACCTGTCCCTGGCCCTGGGCACCGCGACCCTGACGCCGATGGAAATCGCCACGGGCTGGAGCACATTCGCCAACGGCGGATACAAGATCACCCCGTACATCATCGACAAGATCGAAAGCCGCAATGGCGAGACGCTGTTTGTCGCCAACCCGCCGCGAGTGCCTACGGGCGAGCAGGCCAGCGACGGCGTCGCCGCGCCGGCCACCGAGACCTTCACGGTCAATGCAACGCCAGGCGAAGCCACCACGGCCCCAGGCCTGCCGCAAGCACCCGCCGTCGCTGAACGCATTGTCGATGGCCGCACCACCTACATCCTCAACAGCATGCTCCAGGACGTGATCAAGCTCGGCACCGGCCGCCGCGCCCTGGCGTTGGGTCGCACTGACCTGGCGGGCAAGACCGGCACCACCAACGAATCCAAGGACGCCTGGTTCTCCGGCTACAACGCCGATTACGTGACCACCGTCTGGACCGGTTTCGACCAGCCAGAAAGCCTGGGTCGCCGCGAGTTCGGCGGCACCGTGGCGCTGCCGATCTGGATGAGCTACATGGGCGCCGCCCTGAAGGACAAGCCGCCGCACACCCAACCTGAACCGGAAGGCATCCTCAGCCTGCGGGTCGACCCGGTCAGCGGCCGCGCCGCCACGCCAGGCACGCCAGGCGCGTACTTCGAACTGTTCAAGAGCGAAGACACCCCGCCTTCGGTCAACGAGTTGGGCAACGGTGTAGCGCCGGGCAGCCCGCTACCGGCGGACGAAGCGGCGCCGATCGATCTGTTCTGA
- a CDS encoding pilus assembly protein PilM, which translates to MLRLFNKKAHGLLGIDISSTSVKLLELSRQGDRYRVESYAVEPLPANAVIEKNIAELEGVGMALSRVLDKARTPLRNVAVAVAGSAVITKTIEMDAGLSEDDMENQLKIEADQYIPYPLDEVAIDFEVVGASPRSTERVEVLLAACRKENVEVREAALGLAGLTARVVDVEAYALERAFGLLATQLAASQERLTVAVVDIGATMTTLSVLHNGRIIYTREQLFGGRQLTEEIQRRYGLTPEQAGLAKKQGGLPDDYLGEVLQPFREALVQQVSRSLQFFFASGQYSAVDHILLAGGTASVAGLDRLIEQRLGTPTQVANPFTNMALSSKVNAGALAGDAPALMIACGLALRSFD; encoded by the coding sequence GTGCTGCGACTCTTCAATAAAAAAGCCCACGGGCTTTTGGGCATCGACATCAGTTCAACATCGGTCAAGCTGCTCGAGTTGAGCCGCCAGGGCGACCGATACCGCGTCGAGTCCTATGCGGTCGAACCGCTGCCGGCCAACGCAGTGATCGAGAAGAATATCGCCGAGCTCGAAGGGGTGGGCATGGCGTTGTCGCGGGTGCTCGACAAGGCCCGGACGCCCTTGCGCAACGTGGCGGTCGCGGTTGCGGGGTCGGCGGTCATCACCAAGACCATCGAGATGGATGCCGGGTTATCGGAAGATGACATGGAAAACCAGCTCAAGATCGAGGCCGACCAGTACATTCCTTATCCACTGGATGAGGTGGCGATCGATTTCGAGGTGGTGGGTGCTTCCCCCCGCAGCACCGAACGGGTCGAAGTGCTGCTGGCGGCTTGTCGAAAGGAGAACGTCGAGGTCCGCGAGGCGGCGCTGGGGCTCGCCGGGCTGACGGCTCGCGTGGTCGATGTCGAAGCCTACGCGCTGGAGCGAGCCTTCGGTCTGCTCGCCACGCAACTTGCCGCGTCCCAGGAGCGACTGACCGTGGCGGTCGTCGACATCGGCGCCACCATGACCACGCTCAGCGTGTTGCACAACGGTCGCATCATTTATACCCGTGAGCAGTTGTTCGGGGGGCGTCAGCTTACCGAGGAAATCCAGCGTCGCTATGGCCTGACGCCAGAGCAGGCCGGCCTGGCGAAAAAGCAGGGCGGTTTGCCCGACGATTATCTCGGCGAGGTGCTTCAACCGTTTCGCGAAGCGCTGGTGCAGCAGGTCTCGCGTTCGTTGCAGTTTTTCTTCGCCTCGGGTCAGTACAGCGCGGTGGATCACATCCTGCTGGCGGGAGGCACTGCGTCAGTCGCCGGCCTGGACCGCCTGATCGAGCAGCGCCTGGGCACGCCAACCCAGGTCGCCAACCCGTTTACCAATATGGCCCTGAGTAGCAAGGTCAACGCCGGCGCCCTGGCCGGCGATGCGCCGGCGCTGATGATCGCCTGCGGGTTGGCCCTCAGGAGTTTCGACTGA
- a CDS encoding PilN domain-containing protein yields MARINLLPWREELREERRKRFLLALVGALVGAVGLTLIAVQYLNSEIDYQTARNGHVRDQIAILDERIQQISELKARRQQLLERMRIIQDLQGNRPVSARIFDQLARTLPDGVYFTEVKMEEGMLSIQGVAESNNRVSDLMRNLDSSDLFDAPSLTEVKAATAGQPDQASVFQLTVRQTRPADAEDGQ; encoded by the coding sequence ATGGCGCGGATCAACCTTCTTCCCTGGCGCGAGGAGCTGCGCGAGGAGCGGCGCAAACGCTTTCTGCTGGCGTTGGTGGGCGCGCTGGTGGGCGCGGTGGGCTTGACCTTGATTGCGGTCCAGTACCTGAACAGTGAGATCGACTATCAGACCGCGCGCAACGGCCACGTCCGTGATCAGATTGCCATTCTGGATGAGCGTATCCAGCAGATCAGCGAACTGAAGGCCCGTCGACAGCAACTGCTGGAACGCATGCGCATCATCCAGGACTTGCAAGGCAACCGTCCGGTCAGTGCGCGGATTTTCGATCAACTGGCGCGGACCCTGCCGGACGGGGTTTATTTCACCGAAGTGAAAATGGAAGAGGGCATGCTTTCCATCCAGGGAGTCGCGGAGTCCAACAACCGGGTCTCGGACTTGATGCGTAACCTGGACTCGTCGGACCTGTTCGATGCCCCCAGCCTGACGGAGGTCAAGGCCGCCACGGCGGGCCAGCCCGACCAGGCCAGCGTTTTCCAACTGACGGTTCGCCAGACCCGTCCTGCCGACGCGGAGGATGGCCAATGA
- the pilO gene encoding type 4a pilus biogenesis protein PilO, translated as MKAGEWLDALRKIDFSDLDTNNVGSWPAPIKWLAGILLVLLVLGLGYNFALSDLESQLQQVREEENTLKAQFAGKAHMAANLERYIEQMKQMETSFGVLLRQLPSDTEVPGLLEDITRTGLGSGLEFEEIKLLPEATQPFYIELPIQITVTGGYHDLATFVSGVAGLPRIVTLHDFEIAPVEPGAGAKLRMSIQAKTYRYNEQETLP; from the coding sequence ATGAAAGCCGGAGAATGGCTGGACGCGCTGCGCAAGATCGATTTCAGCGACCTGGACACCAATAACGTTGGCTCCTGGCCGGCGCCGATCAAGTGGCTGGCCGGAATATTGCTGGTATTGCTGGTGTTGGGGCTGGGCTATAACTTTGCCTTGAGTGACCTGGAAAGCCAGTTGCAGCAGGTGCGCGAGGAGGAAAATACCCTCAAGGCGCAATTTGCCGGCAAGGCCCACATGGCGGCGAACCTGGAACGCTATATCGAACAGATGAAGCAGATGGAAACCTCTTTCGGCGTGCTGCTGCGCCAACTGCCCAGTGACACCGAGGTGCCGGGCCTGTTGGAGGACATCACTCGCACCGGCCTGGGCAGCGGCCTGGAGTTCGAAGAGATCAAGCTGCTGCCGGAGGCCACCCAGCCGTTCTACATCGAATTGCCCATCCAGATCACGGTGACGGGCGGTTATCACGACCTGGCAACGTTCGTCAGCGGCGTCGCGGGGCTGCCCCGCATCGTCACGCTGCATGATTTCGAAATCGCACCTGTGGAGCCCGGCGCGGGGGCGAAGCTGCGCATGAGCATCCAGGCCAAGACCTACCGGTACAACGAGCAGGAGACGCTGCCATGA
- a CDS encoding pilus assembly protein PilP, with protein MRRVYCVGLLAGLLALAGCNSDDGFSDLDAYMNEVRLRPPGKIEPTPTFRPGETFTYSAANLRSPFSPQVRMDQAERQQGSRNVRPDPNRAKQYLEGFNIEQFEMVGTISNASGSFALLRGAGGVHRLKVGDYLGRNDGRIVAISATQVDVVEIVPDGQGAWLERPRTITLKEHS; from the coding sequence ATGAGGCGGGTCTATTGCGTGGGCCTGCTGGCCGGGCTGCTTGCGCTGGCCGGTTGCAACAGCGACGACGGTTTCAGTGACCTGGATGCCTACATGAACGAAGTACGCCTGCGTCCGCCCGGCAAGATCGAGCCCACGCCGACCTTCAGGCCTGGCGAAACCTTCACCTACAGCGCCGCCAATCTGCGTAGCCCGTTTTCCCCGCAGGTCCGCATGGACCAGGCCGAGCGGCAACAGGGCTCGCGCAATGTCAGACCTGATCCCAACCGGGCGAAGCAGTACCTGGAGGGCTTCAATATCGAGCAGTTTGAAATGGTCGGCACGATCTCCAACGCCAGTGGCTCGTTTGCGCTCCTGCGGGGTGCGGGCGGGGTGCATCGACTGAAGGTCGGTGACTACCTGGGGCGCAACGATGGGCGGATCGTCGCTATCAGCGCCACCCAGGTCGATGTGGTCGAAATCGTTCCCGATGGCCAAGGCGCTTGGCTGGAGCGACCACGGACCATTACTTTGAAAGAGCATTCATAG
- the pilQ gene encoding type IV pilus secretin PilQ, protein MNRIFSALGISLWIALLSPMVQAASLKTLDVAALPGDRVELKLTFDGPPPPPRGYTTEQPARIALDLPGVTNRLASKNHDLGGGNARSATVVEAGDRTRLIIGLTQLAPYDTRIEGNNLFVVVGKGAARQAAAQAPRPAVASAAPARAAAPAGKAIRGVDFQRGTQGEGNVVIDLSDPSIAPDIQEREGKIILNFPRTQLPEPLRVRLDVKDFATPVQFVNASAGSDRATISIEPSGTFDYSTYQTDNKLTVSVRPMTVEDLQKRNSDRAAYSGEKLSLNFQDIEVRSVLQLIADFTNLNLVASDTVQGGITLRLQNVPWDQALDLVLKTKGLDKRKVGNVLLVAPADEIAARERQELESQKQIADLAPLRRELLQVNYAKAADIAKLFQSVTSAEAKADERGTITVDERTNNIIAYQTQDRLDELRRIVAQLDIPVRQVMIEARIVEANVDYDKSLGVRWGGSVQNKGNWNSSGVTTGDSTTIGTPGSTSTNQPFVDLGASGNTSGIGIAFITDNVLLDLELTAMEKTGNGEIVSQPKVVTSDKETAKILKGTEIPYQEASSSGATSVSFKEASLSLEVTPQITPDNRIIMEVKVTKDEPDYLNKVQEVPPIKKNEVNAKVLVNDGETIVIGGVFSNTQSKVVDKVPFLGDVPYLGRLFRRDVVSEKKSELLVFLTPRIMNNQAIAVSR, encoded by the coding sequence ATGAACAGGATTTTTTCAGCCCTCGGTATTTCGCTATGGATAGCGCTGTTGTCGCCGATGGTTCAAGCGGCCAGCCTGAAGACGCTGGATGTGGCGGCGTTGCCGGGGGATCGTGTCGAGTTGAAGCTTACCTTCGACGGGCCGCCGCCGCCGCCCCGGGGCTATACCACCGAACAGCCGGCCCGTATCGCCTTGGACCTGCCCGGCGTGACCAATCGGTTGGCCAGCAAGAACCATGATCTTGGCGGTGGCAATGCACGCAGTGCCACCGTGGTCGAGGCGGGGGACCGGACCCGGCTGATCATCGGCCTTACGCAACTGGCGCCGTACGACACCCGGATCGAAGGCAACAACCTGTTCGTCGTGGTTGGCAAGGGAGCCGCCCGCCAGGCCGCTGCTCAGGCTCCGCGTCCTGCGGTTGCCAGCGCCGCGCCTGCCAGGGCCGCTGCGCCGGCCGGCAAGGCGATCCGAGGCGTGGACTTTCAGCGCGGAACCCAGGGCGAAGGTAACGTGGTAATCGACTTGTCCGATCCTTCCATTGCCCCGGACATCCAGGAGCGCGAAGGCAAGATCATCCTCAATTTCCCCAGGACCCAATTGCCCGAACCATTGCGGGTACGCCTGGACGTCAAGGACTTTGCCACGCCGGTGCAGTTCGTCAATGCCAGCGCCGGTTCCGACCGCGCCACCATCAGCATCGAGCCCAGCGGCACCTTCGATTACTCCACCTACCAGACCGACAACAAGCTGACCGTCAGTGTCCGGCCCATGACGGTCGAAGACCTGCAGAAACGCAACAGCGACCGCGCCGCCTATAGCGGCGAGAAGTTATCGCTGAATTTCCAGGACATCGAAGTGCGCTCGGTGCTGCAACTCATCGCCGACTTCACCAACCTGAACCTGGTGGCCAGCGACACCGTGCAGGGTGGTATCACCTTGCGGCTGCAGAATGTGCCGTGGGACCAGGCGCTGGATCTGGTGCTCAAGACCAAGGGGCTCGACAAGCGCAAGGTGGGCAATGTGCTGCTGGTGGCCCCGGCGGATGAAATTGCCGCACGCGAACGCCAGGAGCTGGAATCCCAGAAACAGATCGCCGATCTGGCACCGCTGCGGCGCGAGCTGTTGCAGGTCAACTATGCCAAGGCGGCCGACATCGCCAAGCTGTTCCAGTCAGTCACCAGTGCCGAGGCGAAGGCAGATGAGCGCGGCACGATCACGGTCGATGAACGCACCAACAACATCATTGCCTACCAGACCCAGGACCGGCTCGACGAGTTGCGCCGGATCGTCGCGCAGCTGGACATCCCGGTGCGCCAGGTGATGATCGAGGCGCGGATCGTCGAGGCCAACGTCGATTACGACAAGAGCCTGGGCGTGCGCTGGGGAGGCTCGGTGCAGAACAAAGGCAACTGGAACTCTTCCGGTGTCACCACGGGCGATTCCACCACCATCGGCACGCCGGGCAGTACCAGCACCAACCAGCCGTTCGTCGACCTCGGGGCGTCAGGCAACACCTCCGGGATCGGCATCGCCTTCATCACCGACAACGTGCTGCTGGACCTGGAACTGACGGCCATGGAAAAAACCGGCAATGGGGAAATTGTCTCCCAGCCCAAGGTGGTGACCTCCGACAAGGAGACCGCGAAAATCCTCAAGGGCACGGAGATTCCCTATCAGGAAGCCAGCTCCAGCGGCGCCACTTCGGTGTCGTTCAAGGAAGCCTCGCTGTCGCTGGAAGTCACGCCGCAGATCACGCCGGACAACCGCATCATCATGGAGGTCAAGGTCACCAAGGATGAGCCGGATTACCTGAACAAGGTGCAAGAGGTTCCGCCAATCAAGAAAAACGAGGTCAACGCCAAGGTGCTGGTCAACGATGGCGAGACCATTGTGATTGGCGGCGTTTTCTCAAATACTCAGAGCAAAGTTGTAGATAAGGTGCCATTTCTTGGCGATGTGCCGTATCTTGGCCGCCTTTTCCGGCGTGATGTGGTTTCGGAGAAAAAATCCGAGCTGCTGGTATTTCTCACTCCGCGTATCATGAACAACCAGGCGATTGCTGTGAGTCGTTGA
- the aroK gene encoding shikimate kinase AroK — protein sequence MRNLILVGPMGAGKSTIGRLLAKELRLPFKDSDKEIELRTGANIPWIFDKEGEPGFRDREQAMIAELCGFEGVVLATGGGAVMREANRRALHAGGRVVYLHASVEQQVGRTSRDRNRPLLRTADPAKTLRDLLELRDPLYREIADLVIETDERPPRMVVLEILDRLQQLPPR from the coding sequence GTGCGAAATTTGATTCTTGTTGGGCCGATGGGGGCTGGAAAAAGCACCATCGGTCGTTTGCTGGCCAAAGAGCTGCGCCTGCCTTTCAAAGATTCCGACAAGGAAATTGAATTGCGCACGGGCGCCAATATCCCATGGATCTTCGATAAGGAAGGCGAGCCCGGTTTCCGGGATCGCGAGCAGGCGATGATCGCCGAGCTGTGCGGTTTCGAGGGCGTGGTGTTGGCCACTGGCGGCGGCGCGGTGATGCGCGAAGCCAATCGTCGGGCGTTGCATGCCGGCGGACGAGTGGTCTACCTGCATGCTTCCGTCGAGCAGCAGGTGGGACGCACTTCACGTGATCGCAACCGGCCGCTGCTGCGTACCGCCGATCCGGCCAAGACCTTGCGCGACCTGCTGGAACTGCGTGACCCGCTGTATAGGGAAATCGCCGACCTGGTCATCGAAACCGACGAGCGGCCGCCACGGATGGTGGTGCTGGAAATCCTCGATCGCCTGCAACAACTGCCTCCCCGTTAA